From one Pedobacter faecalis genomic stretch:
- a CDS encoding peptide chain release factor 3: MIHPEIEKRKTFAIISHPDAGKTTLTEKFLLFGGAINTAGAVKRNKANQSNTSDFMEIEKQRGISVATSVMGFEYSGKRINILDTPGHKDFAEDTYRTLSAVDSVILVVDCVKGVEEQTEKLMSVCRMRNTPVIIFINKMDREGKDAFDLLDEIEDKLNISLCPLSWPIGQGHTFKGVYSIYNKHLNLFEPDKSKISAPVIEVSDLDDKNLVNFLKEKELDTLKGDLELVEGVYGELDQDLYKEGLLAPVFFGSAINNFGIKELLDTFITIAPSPKSREAEQREVMVEEKNFSGFVFKIHANLDPKHRDRIAFLRICSGKFERNKFYYHTRQDKKLKFSNPMDFMANEKSIVEEAWPGDVVGLYDSGNFKIGDTLTEGEKLQFKGIPSFSPEIFKELENRDPLKTKQLEKGIQQLTEEGVAQLFIMQPGNRKVVGAVGELQFEVIAFRLEHEYGAKAAFRMLSYTRSSWVTSTDKKKLEEFLKRKQQHIGEDKDGNPVFLSDNDFMISMTMRDYPDIQFHKTSEFK, translated from the coding sequence ATGATCCATCCGGAAATAGAAAAACGTAAAACATTTGCCATCATCTCTCACCCCGATGCCGGTAAAACGACGCTTACTGAAAAGTTCCTGCTTTTTGGGGGAGCCATAAATACCGCCGGCGCAGTAAAGCGCAACAAGGCCAACCAGAGCAATACCTCCGATTTCATGGAAATTGAAAAGCAGCGTGGCATCTCGGTGGCAACTTCAGTGATGGGCTTTGAATACAGTGGCAAACGGATCAATATACTGGATACGCCCGGGCACAAGGACTTTGCAGAAGATACCTACCGGACTTTGTCGGCTGTCGACAGTGTTATCCTGGTGGTCGACTGTGTTAAAGGCGTGGAGGAGCAGACAGAGAAGCTGATGTCGGTTTGCCGCATGCGGAATACTCCAGTGATCATTTTTATCAACAAGATGGACCGGGAAGGTAAGGATGCATTCGATCTGCTTGACGAAATTGAAGATAAACTCAATATCAGTCTGTGCCCGCTTTCCTGGCCAATTGGCCAGGGCCATACATTCAAAGGGGTTTACAGCATCTATAATAAACACCTGAACCTTTTTGAACCGGATAAATCGAAAATCAGTGCTCCGGTTATAGAGGTGAGTGATCTGGACGACAAAAACCTGGTCAACTTTTTAAAGGAAAAGGAGCTGGATACGCTGAAGGGCGACCTGGAGCTTGTTGAGGGCGTTTATGGCGAACTGGATCAGGACCTGTATAAAGAAGGTCTGCTTGCCCCGGTGTTCTTCGGCAGTGCCATCAATAACTTTGGAATCAAGGAATTGTTGGACACCTTCATTACCATAGCACCAAGTCCGAAAAGCCGCGAGGCTGAACAGCGGGAGGTAATGGTCGAGGAGAAGAACTTCTCTGGTTTTGTCTTTAAAATCCACGCCAACCTTGATCCGAAACACCGCGACCGTATTGCTTTTCTCCGCATTTGCTCAGGTAAGTTCGAGCGCAATAAATTCTATTATCATACGCGCCAGGACAAAAAGCTGAAGTTTTCGAACCCGATGGATTTCATGGCGAACGAAAAAAGCATCGTGGAAGAGGCCTGGCCGGGCGACGTGGTAGGCTTGTACGACAGCGGAAACTTTAAAATAGGCGACACGCTGACCGAAGGCGAGAAACTCCAGTTTAAGGGCATCCCAAGCTTTTCTCCGGAAATATTCAAGGAGCTGGAGAACAGAGACCCGCTTAAGACCAAACAGTTGGAAAAAGGCATACAGCAGCTTACAGAAGAAGGCGTGGCGCAGTTGTTTATCATGCAGCCGGGCAACCGTAAGGTGGTTGGCGCTGTAGGGGAACTCCAGTTTGAGGTAATTGCATTCCGTCTTGAACATGAATACGGTGCTAAGGCTGCTTTCAGGATGCTGAGCTATACGCGATCATCCTGGGTTACGTCGACCGACAAAAAGAAACTGGAAGAGTTCCTGAAGCGCAAACAGCAGCATATCGGCGAGGACAAAGACGGCAATCCTGTGTTCCTGTCAGACAACGACTTTATGATCAGTATGACCATGCGCGATTATCCGGATATTCAGTTCCACAAGACCTCGGAGTTCAAATAG
- the argH gene encoding argininosuccinate lyase — MKIWQKNVNVNKDIETFTVGQDRELDLQMAAFDVLGSLAHVQMLESIGLMTPEDLRLVQGELKQIYADILAGKFQIEDSVEDVHSQVEWLLTQRIGEAGKKIHSGRSRNDQVLVDLKLFFRSSIEQLVGNTALLFGKLIELGNTHKDKLLPGYTHLQIAMPSSFGLWFGAYAESLVDDMELMLAAWKVCNKNPLGSAAGYGSSFPLNRTMTTALLGFETLNYNVVYAQMGRGKTERILAQAMSSVAATLAKMAMDVCLFINQNFNFISFPAELTTGSSIMPHKKNPDVFELIRSRCNKIQALPNEIAMMTTNLPSGYHRDLQLLKENLFPAITSLNECLEMTAFMLQHISIKDGILNDKKYDYLFSVEVVNELVLKGTPFREAYKIVGEAIEQGSFKPDTDLRHTHEGSLGNLCNAEIEGMMGQVLSQFGFEKVNNAIQELLA, encoded by the coding sequence ATGAAGATCTGGCAGAAGAACGTAAACGTAAACAAGGATATTGAAACCTTCACGGTGGGTCAAGACCGTGAGCTGGACCTGCAGATGGCCGCTTTTGATGTGCTCGGTTCGCTGGCACATGTGCAGATGCTGGAAAGCATTGGCTTGATGACACCTGAGGATCTCCGGCTTGTACAAGGCGAATTGAAGCAGATATATGCCGATATCCTTGCCGGAAAATTCCAGATTGAAGACAGTGTGGAGGATGTGCATTCACAGGTGGAATGGCTGCTTACTCAACGTATCGGTGAGGCAGGCAAGAAAATTCACAGCGGACGTTCACGGAATGACCAGGTGTTGGTCGACCTCAAACTGTTCTTCAGAAGCAGTATAGAGCAGCTGGTTGGTAACACGGCGCTGCTCTTCGGTAAACTTATTGAACTGGGCAATACGCATAAAGACAAGCTGCTTCCGGGATATACGCATCTGCAGATTGCCATGCCTTCGTCCTTCGGCTTGTGGTTTGGTGCATATGCGGAGAGTTTGGTCGACGATATGGAACTGATGCTTGCCGCCTGGAAGGTCTGCAACAAAAACCCGCTTGGCTCTGCAGCAGGATACGGATCTTCCTTTCCGCTCAACCGGACGATGACCACCGCGCTGCTCGGATTTGAAACGCTGAATTACAATGTGGTCTATGCACAAATGGGCAGGGGCAAGACTGAGCGGATCCTCGCGCAGGCGATGTCTTCGGTTGCCGCAACTCTCGCCAAAATGGCCATGGACGTATGCCTGTTCATCAACCAGAACTTTAATTTCATCAGCTTCCCGGCAGAACTTACCACCGGATCGAGCATTATGCCGCATAAAAAGAATCCGGATGTATTTGAACTGATCCGTTCGCGCTGCAATAAGATACAGGCATTGCCCAATGAGATTGCTATGATGACTACGAACCTGCCCTCTGGTTACCACCGCGACCTGCAGTTGTTGAAAGAAAACCTGTTTCCAGCCATCACATCGCTCAATGAATGCCTGGAGATGACGGCCTTTATGCTGCAGCATATTTCCATCAAGGATGGCATTTTAAACGACAAAAAATACGATTACCTGTTTAGCGTAGAGGTGGTTAACGAGCTGGTTTTGAAAGGAACGCCTTTCAGGGAGGCCTACAAGATCGTTGGTGAAGCGATAGAACAGGGCAGCTTTAAACCAGATACCGATCTGCGCCATACGCACGAGGGCAGTCTGGGCAATCTCTGCAATGCGGAGATTGAAGGCATGATGGGCCAGGTACTTTCCCAGTTTGGCTTTGAGAAGGTTAATAACGCTATCCAGGAGCTGCTTGCCTAG
- a CDS encoding M20 family metallo-hydrolase has product MIEQIQAECLELLKQLIRIQSFSKEEDKTADVIEQFLQQRGVRTHRKLNNVWAYNKHFDPARPTLLLNSHHDTVKPNSGYTRDPYDAAVEDGKLYGLGSNDAGGCLVSLIGTFLFYYDRADLKYNICLATTAEEEISGNNGLELVLPDLGELEFAVVGEPTQMNLAIAERGLLVLDCTSTGKAGHAAREEGDNAIYKALKDIEWFRNYRFSKVSEVFGPLKMSVTIINAGSQHNVVPATCTFTVDVRVTDAYTNEEVLKIIRNNVDCDVKPRSIRLKPSSIDKDHPLVRSGIALGRTTYGSPTTSDQALLSIPSVKVGPGDSGRSHMADEFIYVDEISEGIDLYIRMLGPVIQAGE; this is encoded by the coding sequence ATGATAGAACAAATACAGGCGGAATGCCTGGAGTTGCTCAAGCAATTAATACGTATCCAGTCTTTTAGCAAAGAGGAAGATAAGACCGCCGATGTTATAGAGCAGTTCCTGCAGCAGCGCGGTGTCCGCACCCACAGGAAACTAAATAACGTATGGGCATATAACAAGCATTTCGATCCGGCCCGGCCCACATTATTACTGAACTCCCATCACGATACGGTAAAGCCCAATTCGGGCTATACGCGCGATCCTTACGATGCTGCGGTGGAAGACGGAAAATTATATGGATTGGGCAGCAATGATGCCGGAGGATGTCTCGTTTCGCTTATCGGGACATTTCTGTTTTATTATGATAGGGCAGATCTGAAGTACAACATCTGTCTGGCCACTACGGCCGAGGAGGAAATATCGGGAAACAACGGCCTGGAACTTGTGCTTCCTGATCTTGGCGAACTCGAATTCGCGGTCGTAGGAGAGCCTACGCAAATGAACCTGGCGATCGCTGAGCGCGGCCTGCTTGTCCTGGATTGCACGTCGACCGGTAAAGCCGGGCATGCTGCACGTGAGGAGGGCGATAATGCTATTTATAAAGCGCTTAAGGATATTGAATGGTTTAGAAACTACCGCTTTTCGAAGGTCTCGGAAGTATTCGGGCCGCTGAAGATGAGCGTCACGATCATCAACGCCGGGTCGCAGCACAATGTGGTGCCCGCGACCTGCACATTCACGGTTGACGTGCGTGTCACAGACGCGTACACAAACGAGGAAGTTCTTAAGATCATCCGCAACAATGTAGACTGCGATGTTAAGCCGAGATCGATCCGGCTCAAGCCTTCTTCTATCGACAAAGATCACCCTCTTGTCCGGTCCGGCATCGCATTGGGGCGGACAACCTACGGCTCCCCAACTACCTCCGATCAGGCCTTGCTCAGTATCCCCTCGGTAAAGGTGGGCCCAGGTGATTCCGGCCGTTCGCACATGGCAGATGAGTTTATTTATGTAGACGAGATCAGCGAGGGAATTGACCTGTATATCAGGATGCTCGGGCCTGTAATTCAGGCAGGAGAATGA
- the proC gene encoding pyrroline-5-carboxylate reductase, giving the protein MKKFAGNIAILGSGNIGISLAKGLVKASYARPEQISLTRRNIAHLGEFAAQGFVVSADNAAAAEAAEIIVLAVLPQQLNQLLDQIQPVISASRHVVISVASGVSCADIRAKLGDEVQVIRAMPNTAIAIGQSMTCVASDSATASNIAEVTSMFETVGSVVRINEELMTSATALCACGIAFFLRAIRAASQGGVEIGFHADEALKMAVQTAKGAADLLLQMASHPEQEIDKVTSPKGCTIAGLNEMEHNGFSSSLIKGIKLSAQKAGALYTKE; this is encoded by the coding sequence ATGAAAAAATTTGCAGGCAATATCGCCATTCTCGGAAGCGGAAACATCGGAATCTCACTGGCCAAAGGCCTGGTGAAAGCCAGCTATGCGCGACCGGAGCAAATCAGTCTGACCAGACGTAATATTGCTCATCTGGGCGAATTTGCGGCGCAGGGTTTTGTGGTAAGTGCAGACAATGCGGCGGCGGCCGAGGCCGCCGAGATCATTGTGCTGGCCGTACTGCCGCAGCAGTTAAACCAACTACTCGATCAGATCCAGCCGGTCATTTCCGCCAGCAGGCATGTCGTTATTTCTGTTGCCTCCGGTGTAAGCTGTGCCGATATCCGCGCCAAGCTCGGCGATGAGGTGCAGGTGATCAGAGCAATGCCGAATACGGCCATAGCCATCGGACAGTCGATGACTTGCGTAGCCAGCGATTCCGCAACTGCGTCAAATATAGCTGAGGTAACCAGTATGTTTGAAACTGTGGGCTCGGTAGTCAGGATCAATGAGGAGCTAATGACTTCTGCGACCGCGCTCTGCGCCTGTGGCATTGCCTTCTTTCTGAGAGCGATACGCGCCGCATCACAAGGTGGTGTCGAGATCGGCTTTCATGCCGATGAGGCGCTGAAGATGGCTGTTCAGACTGCAAAAGGTGCAGCCGATCTGCTCCTGCAAATGGCATCGCATCCGGAACAGGAGATCGATAAAGTGACTTCGCCAAAAGGCTGTACCATCGCGGGACTGAACGAAATGGAACATAACGGGTTCAGCTCATCCCTGATCAAAGGCATCAAGCTGTCTGCCCAGAAAGCAGGCGCCTTATACACCAAAGAATAG
- the argB gene encoding acetylglutamate kinase: MKQLSVIKIGGNVIDNSEKLHEFLTDFTALPGDKILVHGGGKIATELGHSLGIEAKMVDGRRITDIETLRIVTMVYGGLINKNIVAQLQARACNAIGMTGADGNVIKAVKRPVKEIDYGFVGDLDAGSVSATALSSLLEAGMVPVLCAITHDGDSQLLNTNADTIASAVAVAMSARYDTSLIYCFEKRGVMRDIGDDNSLVSEIRMDEFEGLKQDGIVSGGMIPKLHNAFEAIKSGVSNVYIGKADELSHLAQQGFGTRLTK; encoded by the coding sequence ATGAAACAGCTCAGCGTCATTAAGATAGGTGGAAACGTTATCGACAATTCGGAAAAACTGCATGAATTTCTGACCGACTTTACCGCATTACCGGGAGATAAGATACTGGTGCATGGTGGTGGTAAGATTGCCACCGAACTGGGTCACTCCCTGGGTATCGAGGCTAAGATGGTGGATGGGCGCCGCATTACCGATATTGAGACACTGCGGATCGTGACGATGGTTTATGGAGGACTGATTAATAAGAATATCGTTGCCCAGCTACAAGCCCGGGCCTGCAATGCGATAGGAATGACTGGTGCCGACGGTAACGTCATCAAAGCGGTTAAACGTCCGGTGAAGGAGATCGACTATGGTTTTGTGGGCGATCTTGATGCAGGTTCGGTATCGGCGACTGCGTTGAGCAGCTTACTCGAGGCCGGAATGGTTCCCGTGCTTTGTGCGATCACGCATGACGGCGATTCGCAGCTGCTAAATACCAATGCCGACACGATCGCCTCGGCAGTAGCCGTTGCTATGTCGGCCCGATACGACACATCGCTGATCTATTGCTTTGAGAAGAGGGGCGTGATGCGCGACATAGGCGATGATAATTCGCTGGTATCTGAGATCAGAATGGATGAATTCGAAGGATTGAAGCAGGATGGCATTGTTTCCGGAGGAATGATTCCTAAATTGCATAACGCTTTTGAAGCCATTAAAAGCGGCGTAAGCAATGTTTATATAGGCAAGGCCGATGAACTGTCGCATTTGGCGCAGCAGGGCTTTGGAACACGGTTAACAAAATAA
- a CDS encoding acetylornithine carbamoyltransferase, whose amino-acid sequence MNQFTSVHDVQDIGKLLRDALALKENPYVHKSLGENKTLGLVFLNPSLRTRLSTQKAALNLGMSVMVMNMDKEGWALETQDGVVMNGTTVEHIREAAAVMGQYCDILGLRSFPKLADREEDYSEDFFNKFIAYSKVPVVSLESATRHPLQSLADLVTIKETWQGAGKPKVVLAWAPHIKALPQAVPNSFAEWMCKAQELDMLDFTIAQPEGYELSEDFSKGAAISYDLDAALSGADYIYVKNWSSYKDYGKVLPYPEGWMLTNEKLTATNDARVMHCLPVRRDLELSAEVLDGPNSLVIHEAGNRLWAAQAVLKQMLEKL is encoded by the coding sequence ATGAACCAATTTACTTCCGTACACGATGTGCAAGACATCGGTAAGCTGCTCCGCGATGCGCTGGCTTTAAAGGAAAACCCCTATGTGCATAAAAGCCTTGGTGAGAACAAGACACTCGGACTGGTATTTTTGAACCCTAGTCTGCGTACCAGGCTTAGCACCCAGAAAGCGGCGCTGAACCTGGGCATGAGCGTTATGGTTATGAACATGGACAAAGAAGGCTGGGCTCTGGAAACCCAGGATGGCGTTGTGATGAACGGCACCACTGTAGAACATATCCGTGAGGCTGCAGCGGTAATGGGGCAATACTGTGACATCCTCGGGCTACGGTCGTTTCCGAAGCTGGCCGACCGCGAAGAGGATTACAGTGAAGATTTTTTCAACAAGTTTATTGCCTATAGCAAAGTTCCTGTAGTGAGTCTGGAAAGTGCCACGCGGCATCCTTTGCAGAGCCTGGCTGATCTGGTGACAATCAAAGAAACCTGGCAGGGCGCAGGCAAGCCGAAAGTGGTTCTTGCCTGGGCACCGCATATTAAAGCATTGCCACAGGCGGTGCCAAACTCGTTTGCGGAGTGGATGTGCAAGGCGCAGGAACTCGATATGCTCGATTTTACGATCGCCCAGCCGGAAGGATATGAGTTGAGTGAGGACTTCAGCAAAGGTGCGGCGATCAGTTACGATCTGGACGCAGCACTCAGCGGAGCCGACTATATCTATGTGAAGAACTGGTCGAGCTATAAAGATTACGGAAAGGTGCTGCCTTATCCGGAGGGCTGGATGCTGACCAATGAGAAGCTTACGGCGACCAACGATGCCAGGGTGATGCACTGTCTGCCCGTCCGACGTGATCTGGAATTGTCGGCCGAAGTGCTCGACGGGCCCAACTCGCTGGTAATCCATGAAGCCGGCAACCGCCTCTGGGCAGCGCAGGCAGTTTTAAAGCAAATGCTCGAAAAACTTTAA
- a CDS encoding aspartate aminotransferase family protein, with protein MNLFDVYPLNNIEIAKASGSTVWDAEGQEYLDLYGGHAVISIGHTHPHYVGRLTDQLNKVGFYSNSVQIPLQVQLAEKLGQVSGKTDYQLFLCNSGAEANENALKLASFYNGRKKIVAFKGAFHGRTSLAVAATDNPKIIAPVNETDNVVFLPHNDEGALAKAFAEFGNEIAAVIIEGIQGVGGIREASVSFLQQIRSLCDQYNAVYIADSVQCGYGRTGLFYSHDYAGVNADIYTMAKGMGNGFPVAGISIAPKFKPWHGMLGTTFGGNHLACAAALAVLEVIEQDELMKNAEDIGSYLIAELHKIEGVKEVRGRGLMIGIELPESLSNIKKDLLFKHKIFTGEAKPNVIRLLPALNLSKAQADHFLNEFKLALKG; from the coding sequence ATGAATTTATTTGACGTATACCCTTTAAACAATATTGAAATAGCCAAAGCTTCGGGCAGTACCGTATGGGATGCTGAGGGACAAGAATATCTGGATCTGTATGGCGGACATGCCGTGATCTCTATTGGTCATACACACCCGCATTATGTAGGGCGACTGACAGATCAGCTGAATAAGGTGGGTTTTTATTCCAACTCTGTTCAGATTCCCCTCCAGGTACAGCTGGCTGAAAAGCTGGGCCAGGTTTCCGGTAAAACAGACTACCAGCTTTTCTTGTGCAACTCGGGCGCAGAGGCAAACGAGAACGCGTTGAAGCTGGCCTCGTTTTACAATGGCCGCAAAAAGATTGTCGCCTTTAAAGGCGCTTTTCATGGCAGGACATCCCTCGCGGTTGCTGCCACAGATAACCCGAAGATCATTGCGCCTGTCAACGAAACCGATAACGTCGTGTTTCTGCCGCATAACGATGAAGGTGCACTGGCCAAAGCCTTCGCAGAATTCGGCAACGAGATCGCTGCTGTCATCATAGAAGGTATTCAGGGTGTTGGCGGAATCAGGGAGGCTTCGGTAAGTTTCCTGCAACAGATCCGTTCGCTTTGTGATCAGTACAATGCCGTGTATATAGCCGACAGCGTGCAATGTGGGTATGGCCGTACCGGGCTTTTTTATTCCCACGATTACGCAGGCGTAAATGCCGATATCTATACGATGGCAAAAGGTATGGGCAATGGCTTTCCAGTTGCCGGCATCTCCATAGCGCCAAAGTTTAAGCCATGGCATGGTATGCTGGGGACAACGTTTGGCGGCAACCATCTTGCCTGTGCGGCTGCGCTTGCCGTGCTCGAAGTTATTGAGCAGGACGAACTGATGAAGAACGCAGAGGACATAGGAAGTTACCTGATCGCCGAACTGCATAAGATAGAAGGCGTAAAGGAGGTGAGGGGACGCGGACTCATGATCGGGATAGAATTACCTGAATCGTTGTCAAACATAAAGAAAGACCTGCTGTTCAAGCATAAGATCTTTACCGGAGAGGCTAAGCCCAATGTGATCAGGCTGCTGCCTGCATTGAATCTTAGCAAGGCCCAGGCAGATCATTTTTTAAACGAATTTAAACTTGCTTTAAAAGGATGA
- the argC gene encoding N-acetyl-gamma-glutamyl-phosphate reductase codes for MKIKAGIVGGAGYTGGEMLRLLVNHPSVEISFVQSSSNAGNLVSDVHTDLFGDTELRFAAGLSDNIDVLFLCVGHGDAKKFLDANRIADTVKIIDLSQDFRLKVNAGADWVYGLPELNRETIRQAGKIANPGCFATCIQVGLLPLAANGLLNGEIHINATTGSTGAGQSLSATSHFSWRNNNLSVYKAFGHQHLNEIGESLKQLDASFDGEISFIPQRGDFTRGILAAMYLDCSLTAEEAEKLYTEYYSGHPFTHVSPRNIDLKQVVNTNKALVHVEKHGGKLFVVSIIDNLLKGASGQAVQNMNLMFGLPESEGLRLKAQAF; via the coding sequence ATGAAGATTAAAGCAGGGATAGTAGGCGGCGCAGGATACACCGGCGGCGAAATGCTTCGCTTGCTGGTCAACCACCCTTCGGTAGAGATCAGCTTTGTGCAGAGCAGCAGCAACGCAGGCAACCTGGTTTCAGATGTACATACCGACCTTTTTGGTGATACGGAGCTACGTTTTGCGGCGGGCTTGTCTGACAACATCGATGTGCTTTTCCTGTGTGTAGGCCATGGCGACGCTAAAAAGTTTCTGGATGCGAACAGAATAGCCGATACCGTAAAGATCATCGACCTCAGTCAGGATTTCAGGTTGAAAGTGAATGCGGGCGCTGATTGGGTTTACGGTTTGCCGGAACTGAACAGGGAAACCATTAGACAAGCCGGGAAAATTGCGAATCCGGGCTGCTTTGCCACCTGCATCCAGGTCGGCCTCCTGCCACTGGCAGCAAATGGACTGCTGAACGGTGAGATCCATATCAATGCCACCACGGGCTCAACCGGAGCGGGACAGAGCTTGTCGGCCACTTCACATTTCAGCTGGAGAAACAACAACCTGTCGGTCTACAAGGCTTTCGGACATCAGCACCTGAACGAGATTGGGGAGAGCCTCAAGCAGCTTGATGCTTCATTTGACGGAGAGATCAGCTTTATTCCGCAGCGTGGCGACTTTACCAGGGGTATTCTTGCAGCAATGTATCTCGACTGTTCGTTAACAGCTGAGGAGGCCGAAAAACTGTATACGGAGTATTATTCGGGTCATCCTTTTACGCATGTCAGCCCGAGAAATATCGACCTGAAGCAGGTCGTGAACACCAATAAGGCGCTGGTGCATGTCGAGAAACATGGCGGCAAGCTGTTTGTGGTCAGTATTATAGATAATTTATTGAAAGGTGCAAGCGGACAGGCCGTACAGAACATGAACCTCATGTTCGGATTGCCTGAAAGCGAAGGGCTACGGCTTAAGGCCCAGGCTTTCTAG
- a CDS encoding argininosuccinate synthase yields the protein MKKKVVLAFSGGLDTSFCCIYLAQDRGLEVHSVIVNTGGFSDEELQEIEKRAYSLGVASHAVVDETINYYNSCIKYLVFGNVLKNATYPLSVSAERVSQATAIANYVKKIGADYVAHGSTGAGNDQVRFDMIFNILIPEVEIITPIRDLKLSREAEIEYLAKHGVEYSAEKARYSINKGLWGTSVGGKETLTSHDTLPEEAWPTQVTETEPRRLELTFEQGELTGIDGEAMSPVKAIQKLQAIAQPFGVGRDIHVGDTIIGIKGRVGFEAAAPMVIIKAHHTLEKHILTKWQLSWKEQLASFYGNWLHEGQFHDPVMRNIEAFLKDTQVVVSGKVFVELLPYRFNIIGIESAHDLMSNKFGSYGEMNNAWSGEDVKGFSKIFGNQVMIWHKVNGNED from the coding sequence ATGAAGAAGAAAGTAGTTTTAGCATTTAGCGGAGGATTAGATACCTCTTTTTGCTGCATTTACCTGGCCCAGGACCGCGGATTAGAAGTACACTCGGTCATCGTAAATACCGGTGGTTTTTCGGATGAAGAACTTCAGGAGATCGAAAAGCGGGCTTATTCGCTGGGCGTTGCTTCTCATGCGGTGGTTGATGAGACCATCAACTATTACAACAGCTGTATTAAATACCTGGTCTTTGGTAATGTGCTCAAGAACGCGACTTATCCGCTTTCTGTGAGTGCCGAGCGTGTGAGCCAGGCAACGGCAATTGCAAACTATGTGAAAAAAATCGGGGCCGACTATGTTGCCCACGGCAGCACAGGCGCAGGTAACGATCAGGTGCGTTTCGATATGATCTTTAATATTCTGATTCCTGAGGTGGAAATCATCACGCCGATCAGGGATCTGAAACTATCGCGTGAGGCAGAAATAGAATACCTGGCCAAGCATGGCGTAGAATATAGTGCCGAGAAAGCCAGATATTCCATCAATAAGGGGCTGTGGGGAACTTCAGTGGGCGGGAAAGAAACCTTGACTTCCCACGACACCCTTCCGGAAGAGGCATGGCCGACCCAGGTCACTGAAACCGAACCACGCAGACTCGAGCTGACTTTTGAGCAGGGCGAACTTACTGGTATAGACGGGGAAGCGATGAGCCCGGTTAAGGCGATTCAGAAACTTCAGGCCATTGCACAGCCTTTTGGTGTTGGCAGGGACATCCACGTTGGAGATACCATTATTGGGATAAAGGGCCGCGTAGGCTTTGAAGCTGCGGCACCGATGGTGATCATAAAAGCGCACCATACGCTGGAGAAGCATATTCTTACCAAGTGGCAGCTGTCATGGAAGGAGCAATTGGCATCGTTTTACGGCAACTGGCTGCATGAAGGGCAGTTTCACGACCCGGTTATGCGCAATATTGAAGCCTTCCTGAAAGATACACAGGTGGTGGTGAGCGGGAAAGTATTCGTGGAGCTGCTTCCATACCGCTTTAATATTATCGGTATTGAGTCGGCACACGACCTGATGAGCAACAAGTTCGGCAGCTACGGCGAGATGAACAATGCCTGGAGCGGTGAAGACGTTAAAGGCTTTTCGAAGATTTTTGGCAACCAGGTCATGATTTGGCATAAAGTGAATGGCAATGAAGATTAA
- a CDS encoding GNAT family N-acetyltransferase, producing MNINDFIVQVALPEHRVFAEEICEEMAESAKARGTGIAKRSPDYVAAKMADGKAVIAFHKDGSWAGFCYIETWSHGQFVANSGLIVSPKYRKAGLANAIKHKIFELSRQKYPKAKIFGLTTGLAVMKINSDLGYEPVTYSELTQDEEFWKGCQSCVNFEILKMKERKNCMCTAMLYDPVVQKHDAAKKFAEELHKNPSLYERFMRIKQKLVLKTKPQSKGLKSLLPMFTFLFK from the coding sequence ATGAATATAAACGATTTTATAGTGCAGGTAGCACTTCCTGAACATCGTGTCTTCGCAGAGGAGATCTGTGAAGAAATGGCAGAATCTGCAAAAGCACGAGGAACAGGTATTGCTAAACGTTCTCCCGACTATGTAGCCGCTAAGATGGCCGACGGTAAGGCCGTGATCGCCTTCCACAAGGATGGCAGTTGGGCAGGCTTCTGTTATATTGAGACCTGGAGCCACGGACAGTTCGTGGCCAATTCGGGACTCATCGTAAGTCCCAAATACCGAAAGGCCGGCCTTGCGAACGCCATCAAGCATAAAATATTTGAACTTTCCAGACAGAAATATCCGAAGGCAAAAATCTTTGGCCTTACCACCGGGCTTGCCGTTATGAAGATCAATTCCGATCTGGGTTATGAGCCAGTCACCTACTCCGAACTTACACAGGATGAAGAGTTCTGGAAAGGCTGCCAGAGTTGTGTGAACTTCGAAATTCTTAAAATGAAGGAACGCAAGAACTGCATGTGCACGGCTATGCTCTATGATCCGGTTGTGCAAAAGCATGACGCTGCCAAGAAGTTTGCTGAAGAATTACATAAGAACCCGAGTTTGTACGAACGCTTTATGCGCATCAAACAAAAGCTGGTACTTAAAACAAAACCACAGAGCAAGGGACTGAAATCCCTGCTGCCTATGTTTACCTTTTTATTTAAATAG